The Mercurialis annua linkage group LG8, ddMerAnnu1.2, whole genome shotgun sequence genome window below encodes:
- the LOC126662048 gene encoding ankyrin repeat-containing protein BDA1-like, with protein MNPLMEASHAGDTDGLYAATRENPNIFAEIDEIPFADTPLHASASKGHIPYSMEIMKLMPLFATKLNTDGFSPIHLALQNEHIQLAIRLVEKNNDLVRVKGREDITPLHYAVEKGNVELMARFLFVSPKSVEDVNVRNETALHIALRYEMFEAFEFLVGRLQLSYHEEACYLEKKILNWIDAEGNTILHIATFKKQLQLVRLLINCKVDINAKNVEGRTALDYVQDDNTIEIKDLLCSAGAVGGSSIPIIDYSALLLR; from the exons ATGAACCCATTAATGGAAGCTAGTCATGCAGGAGATACTGATGGTTTATATGCAGCAACTCGAGAAAATCCGAATATTTTTGCGGAAATTGATGAAATTCCATTTGCAGATACTCCGTTACATGCATCTGCATCTAAAGGGCATATTCCATATTCTATGGAGATAATGAAACTAATGCCATTATTTGCTACCAAATTAAATACTGATGGATTTAGCCCCATCCATCTAGCTTTACAAAATGAACATATTCAACTGGCGATTCGGCTAGTAGAAAAGAACAACGATCTTGTTCGAGTCAAAGGAAGGGAAGACATAACTCCGTTGCATTATGCAGTTGAGAAAGGAAATGTTGAACTCATGGCTAGGTTTTTGTTTGTTTCTCCAAAATCAGTTGAAGATGTTAATGTCCGGAACGAGACCGCTCTGCATATTGCTCTGAGATATGAAATGTTTGAAGCTTTTGAATTTCTTGTTGGTAGGCTTCAATTAAGCTACCATGAAGAGGCATGCTACTTGGAGAAGAAGATTCTCAACTGGATCGATGCGGAAGGAAACACTATTTTGCATATTGCAACTTTCAAAAAACAGCTCCAG CTTGTCAGATTGCTAATAAATTGCAAAGTTGACATAAACGCAAAGAATGTTGAAGGACGGACTGCTTTGGACTATGTACAAGATGATAATACGATAGAGATAAAGGATTTGTTATGCAGCGCTGGAGCAGTAGGAGGTTCTTCAATCCCTATCATTGATTACTCTGCACTTTTGCTTAGATGA
- the LOC126662049 gene encoding ankyrin repeat-containing protein BDA1-like: protein MLVKTLRTDQRLKMAAEQGDIHALYSTIEEDRCILDHIDQTPFLNTPLHTAASKGHTKFALEIRRLKPSFGRKLNQDGFSPLHLAVYRKNYETAIQMIDEDGHLVRVKGKMGRTPLHIAVEQGDMDLVAACLTACPASIEDVTDHKETALHIASKNDRTEAINSIVNWLEYTGNRVVQNWADMDGNTILHIASLKNQIEVVRLLTNDLKYRPSVLLLMPDFLLVGIDRLLPFRKLNNEDGSTVLLSLKNSQGLTAMDILQQQGHMQIKEIENMRSAAAQNKNHVDYGSAEYLKKKISSFDKRVINYFRKNLRISDEHRSGVITVAVLIATATYQAVLSPPRGLSQGGLIPNASPAVRNDNVDNNTGTSLMSVPQWWLFAALNTVTFYASIAKINDLLFGGGINVNFLVFPLVLCYTTAISSIAPRYGDFGRAHSTYITIIVLSFLLYIKGAAMESSITRYKKVFKSLQLRHHTDECKL, encoded by the exons ATGTTAGTCAAAACGTTAAG AACCGACCAAAGATTGAAGATGGCAGCTGAACAGGGAGACATCCATGCATTGTATTCAACTATAGAAGAAGATCGATGTATATTGGATCACATCGATCAAACACCATTTCTCAACACTCCGTTACATACAGCTGCATCCAAAGGGCATACTAAGTTCGCATTGGAAATAAGAAGACTAAAGCCATCATTCGGAAGGAAGCTAAACCAAGATGGTTTCAGTCCTCTACACTTAGCTGTTTAccgaaaaaattatgaaacagcTATCCAGATGATCGATGAAGACGGGCATCTTGTGCGTGTCAAAGGAAAAATGGGTAGAACTCCGCTGCATATAGCAGTAGAACAAGGGGATATGGATCTTGTTGCAGCATGTTTGACTGCCTGTCCTGCTTCTATTGAAGATGTGACTGACCATAAAGAAACTGCACTACACATTGCATCCAAAAATGATAGAACGGAAGCTATAAATTCCATTGTTAATTGGCTTGAGTATACTGGGAATCGCGTGGTGCAAAATTGGGCTGACATGGATGGCAACACTATATTGCATATTGCCAGTCTCAAGAATCAAATAGAG GTGGTCAGGCTCTTAACCAACGACTTGAAATATAGACCGTCAGTTTTGCTACTTATGCCTGATTTTCTTCTTGTTGGTATTGATCGTTTACTCCCTTTTCGAAAATTAAACAATGAAGACGGGTCGACAGTTTTGTTGAGTCTTAAAAACTCACAAGGTTTAACAGCTATGGATATTCTACAGCAACAGGGGCACATGCAGATAAAGGAAATTGAAAACATGCGATCAGCGGCTGCACAAAATAAGAATCATGTAGATTACGGCAGTGCAGAGTACTTGAAGAAAAAGATATCAAGTTTTGATAAAAGGGTAATCAATTATTTCCGTAAAAATTTGCGAATCTCAGATGAACATCGTTCGGGAGTAATCACAGTTGCTGTATTGATTGCAACAGCTACGTACCAAGCTGTTCTTAGTCCACCTCGCGGCCTTTCGCAGGGGGGCCTTATTCCAAATGCTTCCCCTGCAGTTCGAAACGACAATGTGGATAATAATACAGGCACTTCTCTCATGTCTGTGCCTCAATGGTGGTTGTTCGCTGCGTTAAACACCGTAACATTTTACGCCTCGATAGCGAAAATTAATGATCTTCTTTTTGGCGGCGGTATTAACGTTAATTTCCTCGTATTTCCACTTGTTTTGTGCTATACCACTGCCATCTCTTCTATCGCACCACGTTATGGAGATTTTGGTAGAGCTCACTCCACTTATATCACTATTATTGTTCTTAGCTTTTTACTCTATATCAAGGGGGCGGCCATGGAAAGTTCCATTACTAGATACAAAAAGGTATTTAAGAGTCTTCAATTAAGACACCATACTGATGAATGTAAACTCTGA
- the LOC126661463 gene encoding B3 domain-containing transcription factor VRN1-like, translated as MASTPRFFKIILDRTIRDEKLGIPKKFVRLYGKHLSSHVVLLKVCNGESWKIELNKCDDEIWLQNGWQEFADRYGLAHGHLLVFEFHRKITSQYFNVLIFDKSATEIDYPFIQIVNLDNETDLEEEFQEPTEIIVRKQRLYAKEKRGALKKASETFKSKHPFFMSVMQPSYVHSEDKITIPASFARKNFNKKNGNAILRIMDGKRWPVKLYIPNFGSNRKATAKICQGWRVFGEDNQLEVGDVCAFELIKGAEITFLVSFFKNCEHCS; from the exons ATGGCAAGCACACCTCGTTTCTTCAAGATAATACTTGATCGGACCATTCGTGACGAAAAACTT GGTATTCCAAAGAAATTTGTTAGATTATATGGTAAGCATTTGTCAAGTCATGTAGTACTCCTTAAGGTATGCAATGGTGAATCTTGGAAAATAGAGTTGAACAAATGCGACGACGAGATTTGGCTGCAAAACGGTTGGCAAGAATTTGCGGATCGCTACGGGTTAGCACACGGGCACTTGTTAGTTTTTGAGTTCCATCGAAAGATTACTTCTCAATATTTTAATGTGCTAATATTTGATAAATCTGCTACTGAAATTGACTATCCATTCATCCAAATTGTCAATCTTGATAATGAAACTGATCTTGAAGAAGAATTTCAAGAACCAACCGAAATTATTGTAAGAAAACAAAGATTATACGCTAAGGAAAAGCGCGGAGCGCTGAAAAAAGCAAGTGAAACGTTCAAATCCAAACATCCATTTTTTATGAGTGTAATGCAACCATCATATGTGCATTCTGAAGATAAAATT ACTATACCGGCGAGCTTTGCTAGGAAAAATTTTAACAAGAAGAATGGAAATGCAATCTTGAGAATTATGGATGGAAAAAGGTGGCCTGTCAAACTTTATATACCAAATTTTGGAAGCAATAGAAAAGCAACTGCAAAAATATGTCAGGGTTGGAGGGTTTTTGGTGAAGATAATCAATTGGAAGTTGGTGATGTTTGTGCATTTGAGCTTATTAAAGGAGCTGAAATTACatttttagtttcttttttcaAGAATTGTGAACATTGTTCATAA
- the LOC126662051 gene encoding uncharacterized protein LOC126662051: MDGKSVTEKFPEISIKNSEIPKTNKVSDCIKDQCWNLLDPIDTCTQEAWDYIKSNYQTNSNRDKISWRPNPNGNVLRYSFTTWLALNNKLNTKDKLLKWGFVPDDKCSFCNIAIETTRRLFFSCPYSSEIWKKVLVYLGFHISPDCWNRDVSFFTRRGRGKFKAAKARKIGFSAAVYQICDGYILCLFFTVVLCPSSGAFGARLDSLGPEVA; the protein is encoded by the exons ATGGATGGCAAGTCTGTTACTGAAAAATTCCCCGAGATTAGTATTAAAAACTCAGAAATCCCTAAGACAAATAAAGTTTCAGACTGCATAAAAGATCAGTGTTGGAACCTGCTAGATCCTATTGACACTTGCACTCAAGAAGCTTGGGATTATATTAAGTCTAATTATCAAACCAATTCTAATAGAGATAAGATCTCCTGGAGGCCTAACCCAAATG GAAACGTGCTCAGGTACTCTTTCACTACTTGGTTGGCACTTAATAACAAGCTTAATACAAAAGATAAACTTCTTAAATGGGGGTTTGTCCCTGATGATAAATGTAGTTTCTGTAATATAGCCATTGAGACAACTAGACGCCTTTTCTTTTCCTGTCCTTATTCTTCTGAGATTTGGAAGAAAGTTTTAGTGTATTTGGGATTTCACATAAGCCCCGATTGCTGGAATAGAGATGTTAGCTTCTTTACTAGAAGAGGGAGAGGAAAATTTAAAGCTGCTAAAGCCAGGAAAATTGGTTTCTCTGCAGCAGTTTACCAAATTTG TGATGGCTATATTTTGTGTCTGTTCTTTACTGTAGTGCTTTGTCCTTCTTCTGGGGCATTTGGAGCTAGGCTAGACAGCTTAGGGCCTGAAGTGGCTTAG